The nucleotide sequence CGGCGACGGTGCCCGGCTGCACCAGATCCTCGCCAACCTGCTCGCCAACGCCCGCACCCACACGCCGTCGGGGACGCGGGTCGTCACGCGGCTGCGGCCCGAGGGCGCCATGGTGCGGCTGTCGGTGTCGGACAACGGTCCCGGCATCCCCGGCGAGCTCCAGCCGACGGTCTTCGAACGCTTCACCCGCGGCGACGACTCCCGCAGCCGCGCCCAGGGATCGACCGGCCTCGGCCTGTCGATCGTCGCCGCCGTCGGGCAGGCCCACGGGGGGCGCGTCGAGGTGGCCTCGCAGCCGGGGGCGACGACGTTCTCGGTCCTCCTCCCCGCGACCTGACGGCCGGGGTCAGAGGTCGAGGCGGAAGGCCAGCAGGCTGACCTCGGGCCGCGGTGACCAGTCGCGCTCGGGCCACCGCCGGAAGCCCAGGCGCCCGTAGAGCCGGTGCGCGGCGAGCATCCACGACCCGCTCGACAGGACGACGGCCCGGCAGCCGTCGGCGCGCGCCCGCTCGACGCAGTCCTCGCTCAGCAGGCGACCCACACCGGCGCCCCGCGCCCCGGGGTCGACGGCGAGCATCCGCACTTCGGCCTCGCCGTCCCCGCCGACCTCGGCGAACGGCGTGCCGGGCCGGACGTACGTGACCGTGCCGAGCAGCCGGCCCGCGTCCTCGGCGACGAGCAGCACCGCGTCGCGGGCCCGCGCGCCGGCATCCAGCAACGTTGCGGCGTAGGGGTTCTGTCGGTCCATCCCGCCGTCGGCGGCGTACGCCGCGAGGGTGAGCTCACCGACCTCGGCGAGCTCGTCGGGTCGGGCGGGGCGGACGGCGACGGGCACGAGCCGATCCTCGCACCCGGGTCATCCACGGGCGACAGCGCGACCACAGGAGCGCCACAGCGACCGGCCCGACCGTGGACGCATGGACACCGCCACCCTGCGCACGGCCTCCGGCTCCGGGACCCCCGACCTCGCGACGCACCCCGCCGCCACGACGACCCCGCGGTCGGGCCGCCTGGCCCGGACCCTGCGCGGACCGGCCGAGGACCCCGCGTGGGCCCGGCCCGCGCTCGTGGCGCTCCTCGTCGTCACCGCGGCCGCCTACCTGTGGAACCTCACCGCGAGCGGCTGGGCCAACAGCTTCTACTCGGCGGCGGTCCAGGCGGGCAGCGTCTCGTGGAAGGCGTTCCTCTTCGGCAGCTCCGACGCGGGCAGCTCGATCACCGTCGACAAGCCGCCCGCCTCGCTGTGGGTCATGGCCCTGTCGGTGCGCCTGCTCGGGCTGTCGTCGTTCGCGATGCTCCTGCCGCAGGTGCTCATGGGCGTCGGCACCGTCTGGGTGACGCACACGAGCGTGCGGCGGCGGTTCGGCCACGGCGCGGCGCTGCTGGCCGGGGTCGCGCTCGCCCTGACACCCGTGGCCGTCCTCATGTTCCGGTTCAACAACCCGGACGCCCTCCTGACGCTGCTCATGGCCCTCGCGGTCTGGGCGACGCTGCGCGCGGTCGAGGCCGGCTCCTACCGCTGGATCGCGCTCGCCGGCGCCTTCACGGGGCTCGGCTTCCTCACGAAGAGCCTCCAGGTGCTCCTCGTCGTGCCGGCCGTCGCCGTCGTCTGGCTCGTCTGCGCCGACACCCCCGTGCGGCGGCGCGTCGTCGGCGGCCTGCTGTCGACCGCGGCCGTCGTCGTCACGGCGGGCTGGTGGGTGGCCGTCGTCGAGCTCACCCCGGCGTCGATGCGCCCGTACATCGGTGGGAGCCAGACCAACTCCTTCCTCGAGCTGACCTTCGGCTACAACGGCCTCGGGCGGCTCGACGGGTCCGAGGTCGGCAGGGTCGGTGGCGGTGGCGGTGGCGCCGGTGGCTTCTCGGACGGGGTCGGCCTCCTGCGGATGTTCGGGTCGGCCGTCGGCGGCCAGATCTCGTGGCTCCTGCCGGCCGCCCTCGTGCTGCTCCTCGGCGGGCTCGTGATGCGGGGGCGCGCGCCCCGGACCGACGGGCGCCGCGCCGCCTACCTGGCGATGGGCCTGTGGCTCGTCGTCACCGCGCTCGTCTTCTCGCTCATGCAGGGGATCTTCCACGAGTACTACACCGTGGCGCTGGCCCCCGCGATCGCCGCCCTCGTCGGGATGGGCGCCGGCGAGGCCTGGGAGCGACGGCACGACGCCGTCGGCGCCCTGACCCTCGCCGCGGGCACGGCAGCGGCCTCGGTGTGGGGCTTCGTCCTCCTCTCCCGCACGACGTCGTACGGCGGGTGGCTGCGCTTCGCGGTCCTGGCGCTCGGCCTCGCCGCGACCCTGCTGTTCCTCGTCGTCGGGCGGATGCACCGCCGGGGCGGGGTGGCCGTCGCCGCCCTCGCGGTCGTCGCCGGGCTGGCCGGCCCGGCCGCGTACTCGGCCTCGACCCTCGCGACCGGTCACAGCGGCTCGATCGTCACCGCCGGCCCGGCCGGCGCGCGCGGTGGGCCCGGCGGCGGCGGGATGCCGCAGGGCGGGCCCGGCGGCCAGGGCGGGATGCCCGGCCAGGCCCCCGGCGGCACGACCACGAACCCCAACGGAGGGACCGCCCCGTTCGGCACCGGAAGCACGCAGGGAGGGACCGCCGGTGGCGGCACCACCGGCGGGACGAGCCGGGGCGGCGGGATGGGCGGCCTGCTCGACGCCACCACCCCCGACAGCGCGGTCGTCGAGGCCCTGACCACCGACGCGACGAGCTACACGTGGGTCGCCGCGGCGGTGGGCTCGCAGAACGCGGCCGGCCTCCAGCTGGCCACCGGCCTGCCGGTCATGGCCGTCGGCGGGTTCAACGGCTCGGACCCCTCGCCCACCCTCGCGCAGTTCCAGCAGGACGTGGCGGACGGGCGTATCCACTGGTTCCTCGCCGGCGGCGGCTTCGGTGGCCAGCAGGGCGGTTCGAGCGCCTCGAGCGAGATCGCGACGTGGGTCTCGGAGCACTTCACCGCGCAGACCATCGGCGGGCAGACGTTCTACGACCTGACACAGCCGACGGGCTCGGGGCAGTGACCGTCGTGCGGACCCCCGCGAGCGCCGCCCCGGTGCGCTCGCGGGGGTCGGTGCCCCGCGAGCTGCTCGTCTTCGCCGTCATCGGCGTCGCGAGCACCGTGCTGCACCTCGGCGGCTTCGTCGTCCTCCGCTCGGTCCTCGGGATGCCCCAGGCGGCGAACGCGGTCGCGCTGCTCGTCGCCGCGGTCGCCAACACCTGGGCGAACCGGCGCTGGACCTTCGGCGTCCGCGGCCGCGCGGGGGCCGCGCGCCACCAGCTGCAGGGGCTGCTCGTGCTGGCCCTCACCCTCGCGATGACCTCCGGCGGGCTGGCGCTGCTGGCCCGCGTCGCGCCCGGCGCCCCGACGTGGCTCGAGACCGGCGTCGTCGCCGCGACCACGCTCGTGGCGACCGCGGTCAAGTACCTCGCGATGCGCTGGTGGGTCTTCGCCCCGGCGGCGGCTCAGCCGGCGGAGGGGTCCGGGCTGAACCAGTCGGCCCGGTAGCCGCCGTCCGGGTCGGTCACGCGGACGACGACGTAGGTCGAGCCGCCGGGGGTCGAGCAGAGGATCGTCGTCCCGGGGCGCACGTCGGTCGTGTCCGGGCAGGTGAGGTCGACGTCGTCCATCGGCCCGCCGGCGACCAGCTCCGCGAGGGCGCTGCCGGCCACGAAAGGCCCGCGCACGATGTCGGAGGCCCCCGTCGTGACGCCACCGGTCGCCACGTCCTCGGGGGGACCGAGCTCCAGGTCGCTGTAGCCCGACTCGCCGGCGGCGAAGGCGTAGAGGAACATCGGGGCCGCGAAGAACCCCACCGGCGCCACGAGAGCCACGACGGACAGGACGAGCGCGACGATCGCCATGACCCGCGTCGAGTCCCGACGCGGCGCGGGCGCCGGGGCGGTCGGCGGCTGCTGGAGCGTGCTCATGGTCGTGTCCCCCTCGGATGCGACGCCCTCGTCGGCGTCCACCGGGAGTGTGGCAGGGCCGCACCGGCGGCGTCGGGGCTTCGGGACATCCCCGGAGGTGGGGGCGCTTTTGCCCGCAGCACCCCTGCCGGATACCCTGTGCAAGCGTTGGAGGCGTCGCCTAGTCCGGTCTATGGCGCCGCACTGCTAATGCGGTTTGGGTCTCAAGCCCATCGAGGGTTCAAATCCCTCCGCCTCCGCACGAGAGAAGTCCCCCGGGGAGCCTTGCGCCCCCGGGGGACTTCGCTGTCCCGATGGCCACCCACCCACGGTCCCGACGCCCCTCACCCGTCGAGTGAGCAGGACACGCCGTCGGCGCCCCGGCTCGGACGGCGTGTTCTGTTCACTCGACGGGTCGGGTTTGCGCAGGCGCGCGCGTCGCGGGCACGACGAGGCCCCCGGGAGGCCCAGTCACTCCCGGGGGCCCCGTGCCCTCACCGCCACGCGCGGGGCAGGGGCGGGCGCGTGGAGGTCGTCCGGGGGATGCTCAGTGCTGCTCGGCGAGGCTCCACATCGTCCACAGCTCGGTGCGCATCCGCCGCGGCTGCTGGAGGACGTGGACGACGGCCCCGCCGATGTCGGCCGGCTCCATGAACGGGCCCTGCGCGGGGTCACCGTCCCCGAAGCGCCCGTCGGCGGCCGCGAACGCGGTGTTGACCCCCGCGGGCGCGATGACCGTGGTCCGGATGCCCTCGCCGCGCAGCTCGCGGTCGAGCGCGTAGCCGAGGTTCACCTGGGCGCCCTTCGTCGCCGCGTAGACCGCCTCCTTGCCGCCGCCGACGAGCAGGCCCGCGACCGAGGCCAGGACGACGAAGTCGCCGCCGTCGCCCTGGGCACGGAACTGCCGCACCGCGGCCCGCGTCGTCCAGATGGTGCCCTTGAGCGTGACGTCGACCATGAGCTCGACCTCGTCCGCGCTCTGGTCGAGCACCCCGCCGTAGTACCCGACGGCCGCGTTGGCGACGACCGAGTCGACCCGGCCCCACGCCTCGACACCGGCGGCGACGAGCCGGTCGGCGGTCTCCTCGTGGCGGACGTCGCCGACGACGGTGACGACGTGGTCCGACCCCAGCTCCTCGACGAGCCGGTCCAGGCCCTCGGGGCGCAGGTCGCCGGCGACGACCCGGGCCCCGGCCTCGACGGCCAGCCGGACGGTCGCGCCGCCGATCCCACCGCCCGCGCCGGTGACGGCGACGACGGTGCCGGTCAGGTCACGGCTCGGCGCGGGCATCAGGCCACCACCGGACGCCGGAGCGGGGAGGAGGGACGGATCACTTGATGGCTCCCATCGACAGGCCGCGGACGAGCTGCTTCTGGGCCGCCCAGCCCGCGACGATGACCGGCAGCGCGGCGATGGTCGCCGCCGCCGAGAGGACCGCGAGGAACTGCCCGCGGCCGTCGACGAACGAGCCGAGGAACGGCGGCGTCGTGCGGGCGGCCGACGAGGTGAGCAGCGTCGCGAGGAAGTACTCGTTCCAGCTGAAGATGAACGTGATGAGCGCGGCCGAGGCGACGCCGGGCAGCACCAGGGGCAGCGCGACCCGGAAGATCTCGCGGCCCAGGCCGGCGCCGTCGACCCGGGCGGCCTCGATGATCTCGAAGGGCACCTCGAGGAAGAACGAGCGCATCATCCACACGGCGACCGGCAGGTTCACCGCGCCGTAGACGATCGCGAGCACGTAGATGTTGTCGAGCAGCCCGAGCGTCTTGAGGATCATGAACAGCGGCAGCACGACCGCGGCCAGCGGCATGAAGCGCGTCGAGATGAAGAACGACAGGGCGTTCTCGACGTTCTTGACCCGCCGGATCGACAGGGCGTACGCCGCCGGGATGGCGAGGACGACCGCGACGACCGTCGCCGTCACCGCGGCGGTCACCGAGTTGAGCAGGTAGCCCTTCATGCCGCGGTCCATCGCGAGCTGGTAGCCCTCGGTCGACGGCGTGAAGAACAGCTTCGGGTTGACCGAGGAGGCGACCGACTCGGGCTTGAAGCCGTTGAGGATCATCCAGAAGACGGGGAAGAAGAACGCGAGGACGAGCACCCAGGTGACGAGGGTGACCAGGGAGCCCCGGAGCGAGCGGTTCATCGGCTGCCTCCTGCCATGAAGACCTTGAAGAGGGTGCGCAGGGCCACGGTCGCGACGATGATCGTGAGGATCACCGTGACCACGCCGTAGGCCGCGGCCTGCCCGACGTCGAGGCCGATGAAGGCCCGTTCGTAGAGCAGGTAGGCCAGCGTCTTCGTGCCGCCGGTGCCCTTGGTGAGGATGGCGATGGGGTCGAAGACCTGGAGGATGATGACCGACCCCAGCAGGACGCCGATCTCGACGTACATCCGCAGGTGGGGCAGCGTGATCCAGGTGAAGGTGCGCCAGGTGCCGGCGCCGTCGACCTGCGCCGCCTCGAGGATGCCCTTGTCCTGGCCCTGCAGACCGGCCAGGAGGATGAGCATCATGAACGGGGTGAACTGCCACGTGAGGACGATGACGACCGAGAGCATCGGGTGCTCGGTCGACCACGACACGACGGGCAGGCCCAGCGTCCGCGAGAGCCAGTTGAGGATGCCGATGTTCGTGTCGAACATCGAGTACTTCCAGATGAGCGAGGCCGCCGCCGGCATGACGAGGAACGGCGTGATCATCAGCGTCCGGGCGACGGCGCGGCCGCGGAAGGGCCGGTCGAGCAGGATCGCGAAGAGCATCCCGAGGGCGACCGAGAGGATGACCGAGAACGCGGTGATGAGGACGGTCGCGACGATCGAGGGCCAGAGGTCCCCCGAGGTCAGCGCCGAGACGTAGTTCGAGATGCCCGTGAAGCCACGGTCGTTGGGGTACAGCAGGTTCCACCGCAGCAGCGAGTAGACGATGGTCACGACGAACGGGACCTGCGTCAGCAGGACCAGGAAGATCACGGCGGGGAGCAGCAGGCCGCGTGCGGCCCGGAGCTCCTTCTTGTTCACCCGCCGGGGTTCGGTGGCGGCCTCGGCCTCCACCGCGTCGAGCTCGGTCACGGACATCTGGGCACTCCCTTGTGCGAGCGGTCGGGCGGGGGTGTGGCGACGGGTGCCGAGGCCGGCCGGAGGGACCGGCCTCGGCACCCGTGGCTCACGGGGTGCGCGGTGTGCGCGGGATGCGGGGTGTGCGCGGGGCGTCAGCCCTTGTGCTTGTCACCCGCGGCCTGCGCGAGCTCCTGGCACTTGGCGAGGGCGTCGTCGACCGAGGTGCGGTCGGCGAGGTAGTCCGCGACGAGCTGGGCGCACTGGTTGCCCACGTCCTGGAACTCGGGGATCGAGACGTACTGGATGCCGACCCACTTCTGCGGGTTGACGCCCGGCTGCTTCGGGTTGACCGAGCTCATGACGTCGAGGGTGATCGGGGCGTAGGCGGCCGCGGCCTCCTTGTACTCCGGGATCTCGTAGGTCGAGGTGCGCGAGCCCGGGGGCACGTTGCTCCAGCCGATCTGCTGCCCGACGAGCTTGATGTAGTCCTTGCTCGTGGCCCACTTGACGAACTTGAGCGCGGCGTCCTTCTGCTTGGTCGAGGACGGGATCGCGAGGTTCCAGCTCCAGAGCCAGCCGGACTGCTGGGTCTTCTCCACCGGCATGTGGGCGTAGCCCATCTTGCCCTTCACCGGCGAGTCGTCGGCCTCGAGCATCGAGGCGGCGACGGAGGCGTCGGCCCACATCGCGGCCTTGCCCTCCTTGAGCGCGGTGAGGCACTCGTTGAAGCTGTACGACACCGGGTCCTTCTCGCCCGACTCGTCGAGCATCGTCTTGTAAAAGGTGACGGCCTGCTTCCACTCCGGGGTGTCGACCGTCGCGTTCCACTGGTCGTCGTACCAGTTGCCGCCGAAGGTCTGCACGACCGTCGTGAGCGGCGCGAACAGGTCGCCCCAGCCGGGCTTGCCGCGCATGCAGATGCCGGACATGTCGGCGGAGTTGACCTTCTTCGCCGCGTCCGCGACCTGCTGCCAGGTCGGGCTCTCGGAGAGGGTGACCCCGGCCTTGTCGAGGACCTCCTTGTTGTACATGAGGATGGAGGACTCGCCGTAGAACGGCACCGCGAACAGCTTGCCGTCGTAGGTGTTGACGTCGCGGACCGGCGGCAGCAGGTCGTCGACGTCGTAGGCCGAGTCGGCCTGCAGCTCCGGGGTGAGGTCGACGAGCCAGCCGTTGGCCCCCCACTGCGGCGTCTCGTAGGCGCCGATGGTGACGATGTCGTACTGGCCGGCGCCGCTCGCGACGTCCGCGGTCACGGCGGCGCGCAGGTCGCCCTCCTCCATGACCTGGAAGTTGACGGTCGTGCCCGGGTTGGCCTTCTCGTACTCGGTCTTGAGCTTCTCCATGTCCTTCATCTGGCCGTTGTTCACGGTGGCCAGGTTGAGGGTGACGTTCCCGCCCCCGCCGCCTCCGGCGGAGCCCGAGTCCGTGGAGACGTTCCCCGACGAGCAGGCGGCCAGGGCGAGGGCCGAAGCCAGCGCACCGGCGCCGAAGGTCAGGGCGCGCTTCGTGGTGAGCATGCCTAACTCCTTTGGTAGGTCTTACCCCTCCCGACCCCGGGAGGAGGGTGGCCCCCCGAGCCCGGGGAGCGTTCCGGGTCGCCTTGCCGCGGTGGAACACCGGCAACGTAAGAGCCGGGCCCGACGGCCGACAAGGACCAAGGACCGCGTCGTTTCGGTACTATTTTTCCGTGCTCACCCGTGCGGGTGCTCGTGCGAGTGAGCGGCACCCCTGAACGCGGCACCGTGAGCGGGGTCCTGACGAGGATGTCAACGAGGAGTGGTGACGATTTCGTATCAGTCCACCGGCACGCCACGGATCCGGCTCGCGGGCTTCCCCTCGCTCGCGCTCGAGGACGGCGAGACCGACACCCCGCTCGTGCGCGGCCCCTACCCGGACGCCCCGCGCCGCGAGATCATCCCGCCGCACCCGCAGCACGCCCTGCGCGTGCTGACCCACGACTTCCCGAGCGAGATCTGCGGATGGGGGGCGCACCCCGAGTACGAGATCCACCTCATCACCAAGTCGCACGGGTCGTTCATCGCCGGCGACCACGTCGGGACCTTCTCCCCCGGCCACGTGAGCATCATGGGCCCGAACCTCCCCCACGACTGGGTGAGCGACCTAGAGCCCGGCCAGGTGGCCGTCGACCGCGACGCGGTCATCCAGTTCTCCGACGACTGGATCCGCCAGTGCATGCAGCTGATCCCCGAGCTCCAGGAGGTCGACGAGGTCCTGCGCCTCTCGTCCCGGGGGCTCGTGTTCTCCGGGGCCACGGCGTGGCGGGCGGCCGAGACGATCGTCGAGGTCACCCGCACCCAGGGGTCCGAGCAGATGGCGCACTTCTTCCGGCTGCTCGGGCTCTTCGCGTCGGCCCCCGCCGAGGAGCGCGACGTCGTCGCGAGCGAGTGGCTCGGGCGGCCGACCGACGCCGGCTCGCTGGGCGCCGTCGAGGCCGGGCTGGCGTACATCTTCGAGAACCTCACCGGCGACATCCGGCTCTCGACCGCCGCGCGGATGGCCTACATGTCCGCGCCGACGTTCTCGAAGTACTTCAAGTCGGCGACCGGGATGACCTTCAGCAACATGGTCAAGAAGCTGCGGATCGCCCACGCGCGCAGGCTGATCGACACGACGGAGCACCCCATCGCCCAGGTCGCGGCGATGAGCGGGTACCACAACATGGCGAACTTCAACCGGCAGTTCCTCGCCGAGGTCGGCACGACCCCGACGTCCTACCGGAAGCTGGAGTCGTCGCAGAAGCCGCCGCCGGAGGTGTTCAGCCTCGGGCTGCGCGCACCGACCGAGCCCTGACCGCCCCGGGGCCCGGTCAGCCGCCGAGGACCTCGTCGAGGGTCGCCGGCACGCCCTCGGCCGCGAGCGCGCTGCGCATCCGCAGGAACTCCTCGCGGAAGCGCTCGTCGTCGGCGAGGTCGCCGAAGACCGCCTCGATGCGGATGAACGCCCCGGGGTCCTCGTCGGCCGCCGCCTCGCGCAGCGCCCGTGCGTGCACCTCCGGCGGGATCTCGCTCTCGGGCAGGCCACCCCGGGCGATGAGCGCCCAGTACTCGGCCCACGCAGCGACCATCAGCGCCCCGAGGGTGACCGGCCGCCCGGCCCGGAGGTTGGCGCGCACCGCCGGCAGCGTGAAGGTCGCCATCCGGTTCGCGCCGTCGGTGGCGAGGCGGACGAGGGTGTCGCGGATGCCCGGGTTGGCGAACCGCTCGAGGAGCGTCGCCATGTACGCCGGCAGGTCGATGCCCGGCAGCTCGCCGAGCGTCGGCGCGGCCTCGTCGGCCATGTAGCGCTCGAGGTAGGTGCGGATGCGCGCGTCGCGCATCGTCTCGTCGACGAGCGTGTAGCCCACGGGCGCACCGAGGTAGGCCAGCGCCTGGTGGCTCGCGTTGAGCAGGCGCAGCTTCATCAGCTCGTAGGGCTCGACGTCGTCGACGAACTGCACGTCGACCTCCTCGAGCGCCGGTCGGCCGAGGGGGAACTCGTCCTGGACGATCCACTGCGTGAACGGCTCGGCCGGCACGGGCCAGCGGTCCTCGATGCCGAAGTCCTGCAGCAACGAGGTGCGGTCGGCGTCGGTCGTCGCGGGCGTGATCCGGTCGACCATGCAGTTGGGGAAGGCGACGGTCGCCTCGATCCAGTCGGCGAGCCCGGCGTCGACGAGCCGGGCGAACCCGACCACCGTCTGGCGGCACACCTCGCCGTTGCCCTGGAGGTTGTCGCACGAGAGGACGGTGAAGGGGGGCAGGCCGGCCTCGCGGCGGCGGCGCAGGCCCTCGACGACGTACGCGAAGGCCGTCCGGGGGTTCTCGAGGTGCCCGACGTCGTGGACGACCGCCTCGTCGTCGGCGTCGAAGGCCCCCGTCGCCGCGTTCTTCAGGTAGCCACCCTCGGTGACGGTGAGGCTGACGACGCGCACGGCCGGGTCGCAGAGCCGCGCGTAGACGGCGTCGGCGTCCTCGGGGCCCCAGAGGTACTCGAGCACGGAGCCGACGACGCGCGGCTCGAGGGAGCCGTCCGGGTGGCGCACGACGAGCGTGTAGAGGCAGTCCTGGGCGCGCATCGCGTCACGCATCGCGGCGTCCTGCGGCAGCACGCCCACCCCGCAGATGCCCCAGTCCAGGCCCTCCCCGCGCTCCATGAGCCGGTCGAGGTACATCGCCTGGTGGGAGCGGTGGAAGTTGCCGAACCCGAAGTGGACGATGCCGACCGTGGCGGTCGTGCGGTCGTACGTGGGGCTCGGCACGCCCGCGTCGGGCGCGGTCGTCGTGAGTGCGGTCACGGGGGGGTCCTTTCGCGCGCGGCCCGCGGCCGCTGTCACGCGCGGCGTCGCGGGTCCGTCTCGCATGAAACCAAGGTTCGGGGCGCAGGGGGAGACCCCGGGGCCGGACGGGAACGAAAGCACCAGCACCCGACGACTTCGTATCGATCGCGGCGCGGGGCCTGACGGAGCGGGGTCGCCGAGCCGTCAGGCGCAGATGTCCTGGTCGGCCGTGCGCGCCTCGATCGCCTTCTGGGGCGACGGCGGACTGACCGACGGGGTCGGGATCGGGTCCGTGCCGAGGCGGTTCGGCAGCTCGACGACGGTCTTCGAGCCGGGGCCGATGACGACCCGGATGGTCGTGCCGAGCCCGTCCGCCTTCTCGGTCTTCGCCCCGGGGAAGGCGGCGGCCACGGTGCGGGCCGCCTGCTCCTGCCCCGACGTGTACTGGACGAGGACGCCGTCGGTGCGGTCGGTCGTGGAGTCGGTCGTGACGAGCGGGAAGCCCTGGACGAGGAGCGCGTCGGCCTCCTGCTTCGCCAGGCCGTCGACGCCCGTCGCGTTGACGACGACGACGCCGGCGACGTCGGCCGGGCTGACCGTCAGCGGGGCCTGGCTCGCCGTCGGGGTCGGGCGCTTCGTGGGCTCGTTGATCGGCTGGTCGGTGCGGATGGTCTTCCAGAGCGACTCGGCCGCCGACGTCCACTGGACCCGGTTCGCGTCGTTCACGTAGGGCTCCACCGGGACGGTGACGAAGGCGACGTTCTTCACCCCGACGCTCTGCACGGAGGTCGCGAGGTCGCGCATCGTCCCGAGGCCGAGGTCCTCGTCGGTCGTCAGCGACTTGGTCGCCGCGTCGAGGAAGCCGTAGAGCCGGTCGGGGCGCAGGAGCAACGAGGTGCGCGTGGCCTCCTGGACGATGGAGGACAGGAACGCCTGCTGCCGCTTGATGCGCCCGAGGTCGGAGCCGTCACCCTCCGTGTAGCGGACGCGGACGTAGCCCAGGGCCTGCGTGCCGTTGAGCGTGTGCCGGCCGGCCGCGAGCTTGAGGTGCGCCTTGGGGTCGTCGATGGCGACCGGGGTGCAGACCGGCACGCCGCCGAGCGCGTCGACCATCCCCTTGAAGCCGTTGAAGTCGACCACCGCGAAGTGGTTGATGAAGATGCCGGTGTTCGCCTCGATCGTGTTGATGAGGCAGGCCGGCCCGCCCTGGCTGAACGCGGCGTTGAACTGCTGGAGGGGCCACTGCTGCTTCGGGACCTTGGCGTCGCAGCCAGGGGGCATCGGCACCATCGAGTCGCGCGGGATCGACACGACGGTGACGTGCTTGCGGTCCCCGGACAGGTGGGCGACGAGGGTGGTGTCGGAGCGCGCCCCGGACACCGAGTTGGCGTCCGAGGTGCCCTGCCCCGCACGGGTGTCGGAGCCGATGAGGAGGATGTTCGTCGGGTCCGCGTCGACCGGCGTCGGGCGGTCGCTCGACAGCGCGCCGCTGATGTCGAGGCGGCTGATGTTGCCGTCGAGCCGCCACCAGGCGGCGCCACCCACGAGCGCCGCGACGACGACGAACACCACCGCCACCGTGACGATGCGGCGGCGTCGCGGGCGTCGCGTGGCCTGCACGCGCTGGGCCCGGGCCCTCCGGGTGGGCTCCGACACGATCTGCTCCTTCGGCGTCGCCGTGTCCGGGCGGTGGGCCGGGCGAAAGAGGACGGACGACCGTTCGAGTGTACGGACGGCACCTGTGCGGAGGCTGGAAACGGGAGGAGCATCGCCCGGTCGGACCGGCGACCGTCGGGACCATCGGGTTGGATGGCCCCATGACACGTCGCACGGGGTGGGTGCTGGGAGTGGTGGTGGCGCTGGTCCTCGCCGCCGGTGGTGGCGCGTGGTGGGTCCTCGCGCGCGGCACCGCGCAGGACGACGCCGCGAGGGCGGCCCTCGCCCGGTACGCGGCCGCCTGGGCCGGCAAGGACCTGAGCGCGGTGCCGTTCTCCGGCAGCGGCGCCCCCGCCGACTTCACCGCCGCCGTCGAGGGGCTGGGGTCCGCGACGGTCAGCGCGCGGCCGGGGTCGC is from Arthrobacter sp. NEB 688 and encodes:
- a CDS encoding GNAT family N-acetyltransferase; translated protein: MPVAVRPARPDELAEVGELTLAAYAADGGMDRQNPYAATLLDAGARARDAVLLVAEDAGRLLGTVTYVRPGTPFAEVGGDGEAEVRMLAVDPGARGAGVGRLLSEDCVERARADGCRAVVLSSGSWMLAAHRLYGRLGFRRWPERDWSPRPEVSLLAFRLDL
- a CDS encoding glycosyltransferase family 39 protein, with the translated sequence MDTATLRTASGSGTPDLATHPAATTTPRSGRLARTLRGPAEDPAWARPALVALLVVTAAAYLWNLTASGWANSFYSAAVQAGSVSWKAFLFGSSDAGSSITVDKPPASLWVMALSVRLLGLSSFAMLLPQVLMGVGTVWVTHTSVRRRFGHGAALLAGVALALTPVAVLMFRFNNPDALLTLLMALAVWATLRAVEAGSYRWIALAGAFTGLGFLTKSLQVLLVVPAVAVVWLVCADTPVRRRVVGGLLSTAAVVVTAGWWVAVVELTPASMRPYIGGSQTNSFLELTFGYNGLGRLDGSEVGRVGGGGGGAGGFSDGVGLLRMFGSAVGGQISWLLPAALVLLLGGLVMRGRAPRTDGRRAAYLAMGLWLVVTALVFSLMQGIFHEYYTVALAPAIAALVGMGAGEAWERRHDAVGALTLAAGTAAASVWGFVLLSRTTSYGGWLRFAVLALGLAATLLFLVVGRMHRRGGVAVAALAVVAGLAGPAAYSASTLATGHSGSIVTAGPAGARGGPGGGGMPQGGPGGQGGMPGQAPGGTTTNPNGGTAPFGTGSTQGGTAGGGTTGGTSRGGGMGGLLDATTPDSAVVEALTTDATSYTWVAAAVGSQNAAGLQLATGLPVMAVGGFNGSDPSPTLAQFQQDVADGRIHWFLAGGGFGGQQGGSSASSEIATWVSEHFTAQTIGGQTFYDLTQPTGSGQ
- a CDS encoding GtrA family protein yields the protein MTVVRTPASAAPVRSRGSVPRELLVFAVIGVASTVLHLGGFVVLRSVLGMPQAANAVALLVAAVANTWANRRWTFGVRGRAGAARHQLQGLLVLALTLAMTSGGLALLARVAPGAPTWLETGVVAATTLVATAVKYLAMRWWVFAPAAAQPAEGSGLNQSAR
- a CDS encoding SDR family oxidoreductase; protein product: MPAPSRDLTGTVVAVTGAGGGIGGATVRLAVEAGARVVAGDLRPEGLDRLVEELGSDHVVTVVGDVRHEETADRLVAAGVEAWGRVDSVVANAAVGYYGGVLDQSADEVELMVDVTLKGTIWTTRAAVRQFRAQGDGGDFVVLASVAGLLVGGGKEAVYAATKGAQVNLGYALDRELRGEGIRTTVIAPAGVNTAFAAADGRFGDGDPAQGPFMEPADIGGAVVHVLQQPRRMRTELWTMWSLAEQH
- a CDS encoding carbohydrate ABC transporter permease, with translation MNRSLRGSLVTLVTWVLVLAFFFPVFWMILNGFKPESVASSVNPKLFFTPSTEGYQLAMDRGMKGYLLNSVTAAVTATVVAVVLAIPAAYALSIRRVKNVENALSFFISTRFMPLAAVVLPLFMILKTLGLLDNIYVLAIVYGAVNLPVAVWMMRSFFLEVPFEIIEAARVDGAGLGREIFRVALPLVLPGVASAALITFIFSWNEYFLATLLTSSAARTTPPFLGSFVDGRGQFLAVLSAAATIAALPVIVAGWAAQKQLVRGLSMGAIK
- a CDS encoding sugar ABC transporter permease, with translation MSVTELDAVEAEAATEPRRVNKKELRAARGLLLPAVIFLVLLTQVPFVVTIVYSLLRWNLLYPNDRGFTGISNYVSALTSGDLWPSIVATVLITAFSVILSVALGMLFAILLDRPFRGRAVARTLMITPFLVMPAAASLIWKYSMFDTNIGILNWLSRTLGLPVVSWSTEHPMLSVVIVLTWQFTPFMMLILLAGLQGQDKGILEAAQVDGAGTWRTFTWITLPHLRMYVEIGVLLGSVIILQVFDPIAILTKGTGGTKTLAYLLYERAFIGLDVGQAAAYGVVTVILTIIVATVALRTLFKVFMAGGSR
- a CDS encoding sugar ABC transporter substrate-binding protein, with the translated sequence MLTTKRALTFGAGALASALALAACSSGNVSTDSGSAGGGGGGNVTLNLATVNNGQMKDMEKLKTEYEKANPGTTVNFQVMEEGDLRAAVTADVASGAGQYDIVTIGAYETPQWGANGWLVDLTPELQADSAYDVDDLLPPVRDVNTYDGKLFAVPFYGESSILMYNKEVLDKAGVTLSESPTWQQVADAAKKVNSADMSGICMRGKPGWGDLFAPLTTVVQTFGGNWYDDQWNATVDTPEWKQAVTFYKTMLDESGEKDPVSYSFNECLTALKEGKAAMWADASVAASMLEADDSPVKGKMGYAHMPVEKTQQSGWLWSWNLAIPSSTKQKDAALKFVKWATSKDYIKLVGQQIGWSNVPPGSRTSTYEIPEYKEAAAAYAPITLDVMSSVNPKQPGVNPQKWVGIQYVSIPEFQDVGNQCAQLVADYLADRTSVDDALAKCQELAQAAGDKHKG